A window of the Nitrospiraceae bacterium genome harbors these coding sequences:
- a CDS encoding biopolymer transporter ExbD: MEREVNQINVIPLVDVMLVLLVIVLTTATFISTGQIPVNLAKAKEVGDHKDVPVVITLTSEGNLFLNDQAIPADGLKAALTSQPRESLVVVRADKVTLLERFVAVVDEVRGLGFQSVSLEVVRL, encoded by the coding sequence ATGGAACGAGAAGTTAATCAGATCAACGTCATCCCTCTCGTCGACGTCATGCTGGTGCTCCTGGTCATCGTACTGACGACTGCAACGTTCATCAGTACTGGGCAAATCCCTGTCAATCTGGCTAAGGCCAAGGAAGTCGGCGACCATAAAGACGTCCCCGTCGTCATCACCCTGACCTCGGAAGGAAATCTCTTCTTGAATGATCAGGCGATTCCCGCCGATGGGTTAAAGGCGGCTTTGACCTCGCAACCTCGTGAATCGCTCGTGGTCGTCCGCGCCGACAAGGTCACGTTGCTGGAACGATTTGTGGCGGTGGTTGATGAAGTGAGGGGCCTGGGCTTCCAGTCGGTCAGCTTGGAGGTCGTTCGCTTGTGA
- the exbB gene encoding TonB-system energizer ExbB, whose product MDALKHAVDYGIIGLLLSLSVWCLAVAVERWLYYRKVDPAQFSDVQVFEIALTKRLVIIGTVAANAPYIGLLGTVLGIMLTFHTMGTSGTMAVNTIMIGLSLALKATAVGLLVAIPCVVMNNILRRRVAELLSLYKVQHGTRS is encoded by the coding sequence ATGGACGCGTTGAAGCACGCCGTGGATTATGGAATTATCGGTCTCCTGCTGTCCTTAAGTGTATGGTGCCTGGCAGTAGCTGTTGAGCGTTGGTTGTACTATCGTAAGGTAGATCCCGCCCAGTTCTCCGATGTTCAGGTTTTTGAGATTGCCCTCACTAAACGTCTCGTGATCATTGGTACCGTCGCCGCCAATGCCCCCTATATCGGCCTGCTTGGCACTGTATTGGGCATTATGTTGACCTTCCACACGATGGGCACCTCCGGCACAATGGCCGTCAACACGATTATGATCGGCCTGAGCCTTGCCCTCAAGGCAACGGCGGTCGGACTGTTGGTTGCGATTCCCTGCGTTGTGATGAACAACATCCTGCGTCGCCGCGTCGCTGAACTCTTATCTCTCTATAAGGTGCAGCATGGAACGAGAAGTTAA
- a CDS encoding extracellular solute-binding protein, translated as MVSARMMSAWVCLVMSLCLSALSPDAQAADKLVVYSGRAERLIKPVLDEFQAKSGIQVELLSSGTTELVNRLQAEGDRTPADVFITNDAGSLEHARELKLLRPLNMREVDRAIPPQFRAADNSWIGLSGRFWIVVYNSKLVTPDQIKSLLDLANPQWKDKIAIPNSGSEYLQAGVSVIKATYGDDKTKQFLQGLKVNAGNQVYQKSSQIVEAVAKGQAAVGIVNHYYIYRHLAAQPDAPIAALMPDQQEGGMGAIMNVAGIGVTRTSKHVEAAKVLVEFLVAQAGQKLFADLDKEYPLHPEVKADPALVDRHSFRAALVPLARLAELREPTLTLIEQVGLR; from the coding sequence ATGGTGTCGGCCCGCATGATGTCGGCGTGGGTGTGCCTGGTTATGTCCCTGTGCTTGTCAGCCCTGTCCCCGGACGCCCAAGCAGCGGACAAGCTGGTAGTGTATTCGGGCCGTGCCGAACGCTTAATAAAACCGGTGCTCGACGAATTCCAAGCCAAGAGCGGCATCCAAGTGGAGTTGTTGTCTTCCGGCACGACCGAGTTGGTAAACCGGCTCCAAGCCGAAGGGGACCGTACCCCGGCCGACGTGTTCATCACAAACGATGCCGGCAGTCTCGAACATGCCCGCGAGTTGAAGCTTCTGAGACCGCTCAATATGAGGGAAGTCGACCGAGCAATACCCCCGCAATTCCGTGCCGCCGACAACAGTTGGATCGGACTCTCGGGCAGGTTCTGGATCGTCGTTTACAACAGTAAGCTCGTCACACCGGACCAGATTAAGTCGCTCCTCGACTTGGCGAACCCACAGTGGAAGGACAAGATCGCGATTCCCAATTCCGGCAGCGAATATCTTCAGGCGGGAGTCTCGGTCATCAAGGCGACATATGGCGATGATAAGACCAAACAGTTTCTTCAGGGCCTCAAGGTCAATGCAGGCAACCAGGTCTATCAAAAGAGCAGCCAGATCGTAGAGGCGGTCGCCAAGGGACAAGCGGCGGTCGGCATCGTGAATCACTACTACATTTACCGTCACCTTGCCGCGCAACCGGACGCCCCCATCGCGGCCCTTATGCCGGATCAACAAGAAGGGGGAATGGGAGCGATCATGAACGTCGCGGGTATCGGTGTGACCCGCACGTCCAAACACGTCGAGGCCGCCAAGGTGCTAGTCGAATTTCTGGTGGCGCAAGCGGGCCAGAAACTGTTTGCGGATCTGGACAAGGAGTACCCACTGCATCCGGAAGTGAAAGCCGATCCCGCGTTAGTCGACCGGCACTCGTTCCGCGCGGCCTTAGTTCCGCTGGCCCGCCTGGCCGAACTTCGTGAACCGACGCTCACACTCATCGAACAAGTGGGGCTGCGCTAG
- the bfr gene encoding bacterioferritin, which translates to MKAKQGVIEILNKVLTADLTAINQYFVHAKMCANWGYERLHHKVRERSIDEMKDADQLIGHILYLEGVPNVQRMNTVQVGENVPEQFKLDLKAEQEMLALLSDGIVHCTKVGDFTTRHMLEDMAEDVDAHIDWIETQVETIKQVGVENYLAEQIKKDS; encoded by the coding sequence ATGAAAGCGAAACAGGGAGTCATCGAGATTCTGAATAAAGTGCTGACGGCAGATCTCACAGCGATCAATCAATATTTCGTGCATGCAAAGATGTGCGCCAATTGGGGCTATGAGAGACTGCACCATAAAGTCAGAGAGCGGAGTATCGACGAAATGAAGGATGCCGATCAATTGATCGGACATATCCTATATCTGGAAGGCGTTCCCAACGTTCAGCGTATGAACACGGTGCAGGTCGGGGAAAATGTCCCAGAACAGTTCAAGCTTGATCTCAAGGCTGAGCAGGAGATGCTGGCGCTGCTGAGCGATGGAATTGTGCATTGCACCAAGGTCGGGGACTTCACCACGCGTCATATGCTGGAAGACATGGCGGAAGATGTGGATGCCCACATTGATTGGATCGAAACGCAAGTGGAAACCATCAAGCAGGTCGGGGTAGAAAACTACCTGGCCGAGCAAATCAAGAAGGATAGCTGA
- a CDS encoding ABC transporter ATP-binding protein: protein MPTSPPVLDLRSVSCAYEPSRPAVEGISFSAQEGEILCLLGPSGCGKTTILRAIAGFERVTAGAITLSGQLVSSPDFLVPTEQRRVGMVFQEYALFPHLRVEQNIAFGLRHLSKHQRRGVVEDLLKLTGLSGLDRRYPHELSGGQQQRVALARALAQQPIVLLLDEPFSNLDPDMASRMRHDLHELLRRTKTTTILVTHGHDEAFAMADRIAVLNNGRLEQFDAPEAIYHMPATPFVADFVGQADFISGVVTHGMVATELGSFPNTLSLENGTHVVVMIRPDDIHVVPTKGAEARVLSRQFKGSENLYTIRLPSGQIVHSSEPSTSVYQVGTAVELRVVATHTVLFAQRSAQNT from the coding sequence ATGCCCACGTCGCCACCGGTGCTGGATCTTAGAAGTGTGTCCTGCGCCTATGAGCCATCCAGGCCAGCCGTAGAAGGGATTAGCTTCAGTGCGCAAGAAGGGGAAATTCTCTGCCTGCTCGGACCATCCGGCTGTGGCAAGACCACCATTCTTAGAGCCATCGCCGGCTTTGAACGCGTAACCGCCGGCGCCATCACACTCTCAGGCCAACTCGTGTCCAGCCCAGACTTTCTGGTGCCAACGGAACAGCGCCGGGTCGGAATGGTCTTCCAAGAATATGCACTCTTCCCGCACCTGCGGGTCGAACAGAATATTGCCTTCGGCCTACGGCATTTATCCAAACATCAACGCCGCGGCGTGGTCGAGGATCTCCTCAAATTGACTGGACTCTCCGGCTTGGACCGGCGCTATCCGCATGAACTCTCTGGCGGCCAACAACAACGCGTCGCACTCGCAAGGGCGCTGGCCCAACAGCCGATCGTATTGCTGCTGGACGAACCGTTCAGCAACCTGGATCCCGATATGGCGAGTCGAATGCGCCATGATCTGCATGAACTGCTCCGTCGGACAAAGACCACCACAATCTTGGTCACCCACGGCCACGACGAGGCGTTCGCGATGGCCGACCGCATCGCGGTGCTCAACAACGGCCGGCTTGAGCAGTTCGATGCGCCTGAAGCCATTTATCACATGCCCGCAACGCCGTTCGTCGCCGACTTTGTGGGACAAGCCGATTTCATTTCCGGAGTCGTGACCCATGGAATGGTCGCCACCGAGTTAGGCTCATTTCCTAATACTCTCAGCCTGGAGAACGGCACCCATGTGGTGGTAATGATCCGCCCGGACGACATTCACGTCGTCCCCACAAAGGGGGCCGAAGCGCGCGTACTCTCCCGGCAATTCAAGGGCTCAGAAAACCTTTACACCATTCGCCTACCGTCTGGGCAAATAGTGCATAGCAGCGAACCCTCAACGAGCGTCTATCAGGTGGGCACGGCCGTAGAACTCCGCGTGGTCGCCACCCATACGGTCCTCTTTGCGCAAAGGTCGGCGCAGAACACCTGA
- a CDS encoding FMN-binding protein → MKFVVLLSSVILSVALLPTLARSERIWDSELKRYLTDQEMTMAEVFMTEEEGLRVILPKSERVRKEQIRLTPEKKAQIEERIGWKFPEESFEIYIGETGTQIDGYAMVHNTIGKHKPMTYMVGVDQQGKVSDIELLIFREARGSEVRQKRFNSQYEGKSVLDPIRINKDIINISGATMSVRSMSAGIKRVLVLVDEFYLKPAGQGSDTMTARKTDKGFFKSIFGN, encoded by the coding sequence ATGAAGTTCGTCGTCCTACTGTCCAGTGTCATACTATCCGTTGCTCTCCTCCCCACCTTAGCCCGCAGCGAGCGGATATGGGACAGTGAACTGAAACGCTATCTGACGGATCAGGAAATGACCATGGCAGAGGTCTTCATGACCGAGGAGGAAGGGCTCAGGGTCATTCTTCCAAAATCCGAGCGAGTGAGGAAGGAACAAATTCGTCTCACTCCTGAAAAGAAAGCACAGATCGAAGAGCGAATCGGCTGGAAATTCCCGGAAGAGTCCTTTGAAATTTACATCGGCGAGACCGGCACACAAATCGACGGGTATGCGATGGTACATAACACCATCGGTAAACATAAACCGATGACTTACATGGTCGGGGTCGACCAACAGGGCAAGGTATCGGATATCGAGTTGCTGATCTTTCGGGAAGCGCGCGGCAGCGAGGTGCGGCAGAAGCGGTTCAATTCTCAATACGAAGGCAAGTCCGTCCTAGATCCGATTAGGATCAACAAGGACATTATCAACATCAGCGGCGCGACGATGTCCGTTCGCTCGATGAGCGCAGGCATTAAGCGCGTGCTGGTGCTTGTCGACGAGTTTTATCTCAAGCCGGCAGGACAGGGCAGCGATACCATGACGGCGCGCAAGACGGACAAAGGCTTCTTCAAATCCATTTTCGGCAACTAG
- a CDS encoding iron ABC transporter permease: MVTSVRQFILSPLQWFSLATTTLLVLPLAYVTFLAATASPAVWKRLWATRIPELLWNTVSLATSVSLLTLALGVSLAWVVVRYEFPGRRIWEWVLVLPLAMPTYVLAYVYAHLLGMGGPIDEWWQSIGAPAGLLLSPTSFSGVSLVMALDTFPFVYLLARGALLSLNVSFEEVARVCGVSPWATLWRVTLPLIRPAIAAGLALVILYVVSDFGAVSLLRYQTLTYAVYQQMTSRYDHTAASVLSVLLVALALLFLVTERWFRQRSRFYQTAGRYRTPVRQDRGPIGVTLLTMFVGLVFAASFGVPAFMLIKWSVAAVSQGVLDARFYGFVWNSGFLACLAATSAVILGLPLAYLASRRPSRINLACLQAAYAGYALPGPVAALAVLVLFTSLAPFLYGSMVVLVVAYVLHFLPAGLQSLEPALQQVTPNIEEVARTLGCTTRQILRRVTLPLIRNGFVAAWVLMFLQTMKELPATLLLRPVGFDTLAIRVWLEASEEYYQLAAPSALLIVILSLPALLMLVSKDWRAA, translated from the coding sequence ATGGTCACCTCGGTTCGCCAGTTCATCCTGTCACCGCTACAGTGGTTTAGCCTGGCCACCACCACATTGCTGGTGCTTCCGTTAGCCTACGTTACCTTTCTGGCTGCAACGGCCAGCCCCGCCGTGTGGAAGCGTCTCTGGGCTACTCGAATCCCCGAGTTGCTCTGGAACACGGTGTCCCTCGCCACTAGTGTTTCCCTGCTGACACTCGCGCTTGGCGTCTCGCTGGCCTGGGTCGTGGTGCGCTATGAGTTCCCTGGGCGACGGATCTGGGAATGGGTGCTGGTGCTGCCACTGGCCATGCCGACTTATGTGCTGGCCTACGTCTACGCGCACCTTCTCGGAATGGGCGGGCCCATCGACGAGTGGTGGCAGTCGATCGGTGCGCCGGCCGGTCTACTTTTGTCCCCCACCAGCTTCTCTGGGGTCAGCCTCGTAATGGCCCTGGATACGTTTCCCTTTGTGTACCTTCTTGCCCGTGGAGCCTTGCTCAGCTTGAACGTCTCGTTCGAGGAGGTCGCCCGGGTCTGCGGTGTCTCTCCATGGGCCACACTCTGGCGGGTGACGCTCCCGCTGATTCGACCCGCCATCGCCGCCGGATTGGCCTTGGTCATTCTGTACGTGGTCTCAGACTTTGGGGCCGTCTCGCTGCTCCGCTATCAAACATTGACCTATGCGGTGTACCAGCAAATGACCAGCCGGTATGATCATACCGCCGCAAGTGTGCTGAGCGTGCTGCTGGTTGCCCTGGCCTTATTGTTTCTCGTGACAGAGCGATGGTTTCGACAGCGCAGTCGATTCTATCAAACAGCCGGCCGTTACCGAACGCCCGTCCGACAAGATCGCGGCCCAATCGGTGTAACGCTCTTGACCATGTTCGTCGGCTTGGTATTCGCCGCATCATTCGGCGTCCCAGCTTTCATGCTGATCAAATGGAGCGTCGCTGCAGTGTCGCAGGGAGTATTGGATGCACGGTTTTATGGGTTCGTTTGGAATAGCGGCTTCCTCGCCTGCTTGGCTGCAACCAGCGCCGTCATACTAGGCCTCCCGTTGGCTTATCTCGCCAGCCGGCGTCCCAGTCGCATCAACCTGGCCTGCCTACAAGCTGCCTATGCCGGGTACGCGTTGCCGGGTCCCGTGGCCGCCTTGGCCGTCCTGGTCCTCTTCACAAGCCTTGCCCCGTTCTTGTATGGTTCAATGGTGGTCTTGGTCGTGGCCTACGTCCTACACTTCTTACCGGCCGGCCTGCAGTCGCTTGAACCAGCCCTGCAACAGGTCACACCGAATATCGAAGAAGTGGCGAGGACTCTTGGCTGCACGACGCGACAGATCTTGCGCCGTGTGACACTCCCCCTGATTCGGAATGGCTTCGTCGCGGCCTGGGTGCTCATGTTCCTTCAGACGATGAAAGAACTTCCGGCGACCCTGTTATTGCGTCCCGTCGGTTTCGATACGTTGGCCATTCGGGTTTGGCTCGAAGCTAGTGAGGAGTATTACCAGTTGGCCGCTCCCTCGGCTCTGCTGATCGTCATACTCAGCCTGCCAGCCCTCTTGATGTTGGTATCAAAGGACTGGCGTGCTGCCTGA
- a CDS encoding energy transducer TonB yields the protein MGWLAGSILQRIEPFKRYPAAARIEKLEGRVVVRAVILADGQLASSDIAKSSGHDILDQAALEAVRQAAPFVLTQQLGRERVTIHIPLSYTLGR from the coding sequence TTGGGTTGGCTAGCAGGATCAATCCTGCAGCGCATCGAACCCTTTAAGCGTTACCCAGCCGCAGCAAGAATTGAGAAATTGGAAGGTCGTGTGGTTGTTCGAGCGGTAATTCTGGCTGATGGTCAACTTGCTTCATCTGACATTGCAAAAAGCTCAGGACATGACATTCTCGACCAGGCGGCCCTAGAGGCGGTGCGGCAAGCGGCCCCCTTTGTACTGACCCAGCAGCTTGGGCGAGAGCGCGTAACAATCCACATTCCCCTCAGTTATACATTGGGTCGTTAG
- a CDS encoding HD domain-containing protein, whose amino-acid sequence MQSSVVAPINPTAQLLHGIMMELRTLDSLSLPLSSREYICHLTLCRLARRIETALPHHYGHGEQAAHYAMRLGQEAGLSPEDQTELHYAALLHDIGLLTVPKHLTDPSATLTPEEYILVQSHSREGAQLLSEFRFLGRAALWIAHHHEHWDGSGYPYGLRGFYVPLPARILAVADSFDMLVRQSGSAARACRLLQASSGTQFDPSLVALASELLQFPVQPVHAFQTKDASPLGSRFGVECALPQRAGEGASIPPEAPSSSLPANLPTGHMEEEELP is encoded by the coding sequence ATGCAGTCATCCGTAGTTGCGCCAATCAACCCCACAGCTCAGTTGCTTCACGGAATCATGATGGAACTGCGGACGCTCGATTCGTTGTCCCTGCCCCTTTCGTCCCGTGAGTATATATGCCATCTCACCCTCTGTCGGCTGGCTCGTCGTATCGAAACCGCACTGCCTCACCACTATGGCCATGGGGAGCAAGCTGCTCACTATGCAATGCGCTTGGGACAGGAGGCAGGACTCTCGCCGGAGGATCAGACAGAGCTGCATTACGCCGCGTTGCTGCATGATATCGGGCTTCTGACGGTTCCAAAACATTTGACCGACCCGAGCGCGACTCTGACGCCTGAGGAATACATCCTCGTGCAAAGCCATTCGCGGGAAGGTGCGCAACTATTGAGCGAGTTTCGCTTTCTAGGTCGCGCTGCGTTGTGGATCGCACACCATCATGAGCATTGGGATGGCTCTGGATATCCCTACGGGCTGCGCGGCTTCTATGTGCCGCTGCCGGCACGTATTCTCGCCGTCGCGGACTCCTTTGACATGCTGGTCCGGCAGTCTGGCTCGGCCGCACGAGCCTGTCGGCTGCTCCAAGCCTCCTCAGGGACCCAGTTCGACCCATCACTGGTCGCGCTGGCCTCTGAACTCCTGCAATTCCCTGTGCAACCGGTTCATGCCTTTCAAACCAAGGATGCATCGCCTTTAGGTTCGAGGTTCGGAGTGGAATGTGCCCTTCCACAACGCGCAGGGGAGGGCGCCTCGATTCCTCCTGAGGCCCCCTCCTCTTCCCTTCCAGCTAACTTACCTACCGGACACATGGAGGAAGAAGAACTCCCGTGA
- a CDS encoding FAD:protein FMN transferase, with product MRLPDPVLVASRLFDWRRLLLVIVVFGALHGCAGVGGGGDPVVLKRAQLHMGTVVSITAVAARRETAQEATQAGFQEIRRLEQLLSTWRPDSELSQVNASAGRRPVRVSQETFELVSRSLDFARMTGGGFNIAVGPAVEAWSVTERQQIPTVQELERLHPLVDWRAIQLDEGERTIFLPHFGMRIDIGGIGKGYAADRAAEVMQQAGAQGGVVALSGDIKTFGSLPEQAGFSVGIRHPRREGVLLARINLKNEAISTAGDYERYFERDGIRYHHILDPLTLQPAWDCQSVTVVASDGITADGLDTGLFVMGRERAMALIESLPGVGAIIVDRDGKVWVSSRLQGRVQMGEATLE from the coding sequence ATGCGGCTACCTGACCCGGTGCTCGTTGCTTCCCGACTTTTCGACTGGCGCAGGCTCTTGCTCGTCATTGTGGTCTTTGGCGCGCTGCACGGGTGTGCAGGAGTGGGCGGAGGGGGGGATCCAGTAGTTCTGAAGCGGGCCCAGTTGCATATGGGTACCGTCGTGTCTATCACGGCGGTGGCTGCTCGTCGCGAAACTGCCCAAGAGGCGACTCAGGCGGGTTTTCAAGAAATCAGGCGCTTGGAGCAGCTCCTCAGTACCTGGCGTCCAGATAGCGAGCTTTCGCAGGTCAATGCTTCTGCCGGTAGACGGCCGGTTCGTGTGAGCCAGGAGACGTTCGAGTTGGTGTCCCGATCATTGGATTTCGCGCGGATGACCGGGGGAGGATTTAATATTGCCGTGGGCCCGGCTGTTGAGGCGTGGAGTGTCACCGAACGGCAGCAAATCCCAACTGTTCAAGAGTTAGAGCGATTGCATCCGCTAGTAGATTGGCGAGCTATTCAGCTGGATGAGGGGGAGCGTACGATTTTTTTGCCGCATTTCGGAATGCGCATCGATATCGGGGGGATAGGAAAAGGGTACGCGGCGGACCGTGCCGCTGAGGTGATGCAACAGGCTGGTGCTCAGGGAGGAGTGGTCGCGCTGTCCGGAGATATTAAGACGTTCGGGAGTCTTCCAGAGCAGGCGGGTTTTTCTGTTGGAATTCGGCATCCCCGACGCGAGGGCGTCCTGCTTGCCAGGATCAATCTCAAGAATGAAGCAATTTCAACCGCCGGTGACTACGAGCGGTACTTTGAACGAGACGGCATTCGCTACCATCACATCCTCGATCCCTTAACTCTCCAACCGGCTTGGGACTGTCAGAGCGTGACCGTTGTGGCTTCGGATGGGATCACTGCCGATGGGCTTGATACGGGCTTATTCGTGATGGGGCGGGAACGCGCCATGGCATTGATTGAGAGTCTGCCCGGTGTCGGCGCAATCATCGTCGATCGGGATGGAAAAGTTTGGGTCTCCTCGCGTTTACAGGGCAGAGTTCAAATGGGGGAGGCAACGCTGGAATAG
- the bfr gene encoding bacterioferritin — MKAKDGVIERLNKVLVGELTAVHQYLLHAALCKNWGYERLHEHFSHLAQEEVSHSSGLIDHILYLEGTPAVDQLDVVATGKKVPDLFEADLSFEREDADLLREGIVHCAKVGDFTTRHRLEDMIIDTEEHIDWFETQLRTIKQVGLPVYLAEQMKGGKV; from the coding sequence ATGAAAGCCAAAGACGGGGTAATCGAGCGTCTCAATAAAGTACTGGTGGGGGAATTGACAGCCGTGCATCAATACCTGTTACACGCCGCTCTGTGTAAGAATTGGGGATATGAGCGGTTGCACGAGCATTTCAGCCACCTGGCCCAGGAGGAGGTTTCCCATTCCTCAGGATTGATCGACCACATTTTGTATCTCGAAGGGACTCCGGCGGTCGATCAGTTGGATGTTGTGGCAACAGGTAAGAAGGTGCCGGATCTGTTTGAGGCGGATTTGTCGTTCGAGCGAGAGGACGCGGATCTTTTGAGAGAGGGGATTGTGCACTGTGCGAAGGTCGGTGATTTCACTACCCGGCATCGGCTTGAGGATATGATCATCGATACGGAGGAGCACATCGATTGGTTTGAAACCCAGCTCCGTACGATCAAACAGGTCGGGCTACCAGTCTATCTGGCCGAACAGATGAAGGGTGGTAAGGTTTAG